The DNA window aatttgcattttattaaTAAGTTTGCTGAGTAATCACCAAATAATATAGGGAAATTCTACAATACACGCCCTTAAGATACATTGATGCACTCTTATATGTTTTAgcacccgaaataattttttagttaaaatttttctcatggtcatgtacgttatagttatttaagacattctgCAAAATTTTAcgaaatttggaaaagtttaacacaccgaaaactacgttcaaacagtgtattgcacgcgtgactattttattttatacacgtgTAAAATAGGTTGCttaaacattgttttctatattgttaaTTATTcggaatttcttaaaaatttgtaggttatcttaaatagttataacgtacatgaatatgaaaaaaaattagactacaAAATCTTTTTGGATACCGAAACGAGTCAAGGGTGTATCAATACATTCCTTttaaggggtgcattgtagaatcacccaataatatatatcaataatctataaaatccataatttcaaaattaaaaaaaaaataataaaaaaaaaaatggacgtAATATGAAACGTTGTcggaaataatattataaaaaaattaaaaaatatattttgtcaaacaccttttttatgaatttttgtttcatatttaatgttattactggaatttattttatttgtaaaatacACGTCTTTAATAGTGAAAGATCTTACACTAAAAATAGTTCTTAtcgaatatatataatttttatttaacgagaaatatgaaaaatactattaaactaaaaatttacgttaaataattatttttaatataaatatataaatttattaaaaaaaatggcatATAGTCCTATCATAAGAACATGCATAATAATGCACTAAACTCATTATGTTAAACTTTTATGGCTTGTTTGGAATGCCGTCGTATTGtaatgtattatattaaattatattttatacaatatttttatgtaaaactatgtatggtattaacttttatggacacatatatataatatttttgtataaattaaaatttaacatagtattatataaaaatatgatatataatctaattcaatataatacaatacaatataatataatacaacctaatacgacgttccaaaAGCCCTTACAAAAAGAAATGAGAGCTGAATTCTTTTGGAtcggaaatattttaccaagctAGGCTAGTAATTAATGATAAAGTTCAACCACACGAGATGAATTGTAACTATAGCCTTCAATGACTGGAGTTGAATCCTTATGCTCCAAAAACAGACGAGCAAAATTACTGATACATACAAACAATACTGTGTTACTGTTCTGGTAAacaattttaatcatttttttcaaaaggaatattaataattattcgttatcatgattattattattattaatattattattattgagagAAAGCTTTTACAGAACCCGAGAAAAGACTAATGAATGAAAGAAAGTGTAGAACTCTCCTTAATTGGTGGTCATAATCAGTTGTTAGGTTAAACAAGTTTCCATGCATTTTGCATGCATAATGTACAAATTTACGTATGTGAACTgtgtatttataaatattacatgaagAGGTAACCATAATGATATTGAAGAAATCTTGATTAAAAGCACTTCTACAAATGAAAGACTGCTGCAACAAATGCTAATTGACTATAGTACTATAATAGAcaaaaaaagtaaagaaaaaaagattGAAATGTCTCTCTCAATCCTTAGTCCTTTTACTCAAAGTAAATTTTCACTGAACCCATCTCTGCTACAAAAGTAAGTAATTAAATTACATCCatgtgaatgtaatgatttcaATATGTTTTTTGTGTCTGTGTACGTATGTATGCATTTCTCCTAGCTAGGCGATCCAATTTTACTATATAGTGGTCctcttccttctcttttgaaCATAAAAATGGTACCACATTCTCAGTCCTTGTCTGATGATGAAACATGTCCTTAAATAGTCCAGTGTTTTTAACACCATACCTTATAACAAGTCTGTgatgagatatatatatatacatatatatatatatatatatctgtgaCTCACTCCCAGCCCAGCTAGTGCAGCAGCAATCTCAGCCAGATATTATATGTCCTCAATTGGCCCTAACTACTAGGCTCCACTACTTCTGAGTTTCCAGAAATCTCTTTGcagaaattttaatttaattttatcaaCCACTGTTGGTTGATAATAAAGAACAGTCAAAGATAAGTACAAATTAATAATGTAAAAAGTAGGAGGGAAAAATAAAGAAGCTGggttcacaaataataataaatattcgaGTAagttaattcatgatattatcacataaaataaatcacatgagattttaaaacttaaaacaataaaaaaatgaaagttTGAGTTGAGTAGAAAGAACATATACATGACTTGCAAGTCCAACTTCATTGTCACCATCTTAGTTCTCCAACCAAATATTTCATTGAAGATGCTACTTTGACCAACAACTTCTTCTTGATCCTCCGTCTGAGAGGAACAAGTTAACAAAATTGCTCTGGGAAAACTGTATTTAATAAAGAAAAACTATAAAATTGTGGTGGGACTCCTAAAGGGAATagcttaataatttttctcagTAATATTCTTAATTTTCACCACTTTGTATGCTGGCAGATATGGATTACCACATGTATGGTGTTATTATTTGCCCAACAAAGAAAATTCACGTTCCTTTGGATGCTTAGCCAAAACATTTAGTACAGCTAACTATTATAGAGATATGAACAATGAAAGGGAGCAAAACTTTCATGTTTTTATGTTCAATAGCTTCTTCCACTTCTTCAAGATTTCATTTCGTCCCTCCACTACCCACCAAGTTCGTGGAACTAACTTCCTTGTCCTCGTGGTGGGAAGTCTCCTTCATTCTCGGTCCCTATTGGAAGAAACTGCCACTCACAAGTAAGGGTGTTTGCGGTGCGGGTAGTATggtttttaaccattttttcaaatcaacccgcacatgcggtttttttaatttctcaaaccgcaccgcaaaaaatagtgCGGTGCGGTACGATTTTTGCGGTTTTTGCAGTTTGGACTATCACCAAATAATTAatctatcacaaatacaataaaacttgagcaacacttgtcaaaaataccataagtcttgaaaataaatatgaaaaaaacttttaagtttcaacaatacaataattagtgaacTTTGGAttggacattcacatattggacctaaataaatataaaattggtatttttataatgtgcggtgcggtgcggtttgaaccgcatattaacaattcaaaaccgcaaatcACACCACACCGtgcggtttaggaaaaattcaaaccgcgaccacaccacaaagaatttcaaaccccatttttttttgcggtgcagACGGTTagagcggtttgatgaacacccctactcaCAAGCACAACAATCCATTCGTATCTAACACTATGATTAGAGCTTACACAAGAAGCGTCATTCCAATATGGGCTATCCGTATTTGTAATGGATACAAATGTTTAAAGAAGCTTATTTAAGGGATGCTGTTTCTTGGAACTCCATAGTTGCTGCTAATGTTAAGGTCAAAGATACTATTGTGGGAGATGAGGTTGAATCTCCTACGTGACATGCAAGCTTTTAAAGTGAAAGCTACAGAGGGGACACTTATAACTGCTTTAAAAGGTGCATTAAAGATTTGTATCGATGGTATAGCAACGATACAATATTGAAGGATATCTTATACACTAGTTATCAAACATGTCTCCTAAAATCCTAATTATGATGGAAGCATATATTATACTGTACATTAGTAGAAAAAATCAAATGTGAAgatgtttcttttttcttcacctAGAGACTACATGTAATTTGTAGGTCTCATAGGGGTGAGAATTTGGTGTTAAATAATTGGACAACAGTGTACCCAAAGAAGGAGAACCATTCTCAGGGTCAACAAAAGGAGGAGTGGTGGGGAAGGAACCAATGGCATCAACTACAATGTAAATGAATTTTCAAAACACAGTAAAAGTTGTAAAAGCATGTGCTGCCCGACCTTCATCTCACTTTTCAGCTACAGCACTCCAAGATTAGGCCATGTGAATAATAAAGCCAGCATTGATAAGAATAATGATGTCGACTATGAGACCTAAGTGAAGAGGCTTCAAACCTTAGCATAAAAAACATAATCCTCCACTCAAAAAATTTTACAAAGTAAAAGGAATCTAAACTTCTCCCTCGTCCTGGTTTGTACACATTTCCCATCAAGGTACTGAAACATCAGCAAGTCATAACAATTTTTGATTCAAAGAAAACCAGGTTCCCCGCATAGCTGTAGAAAATTTGGGGACATGAAAACTACAACAATGATATGTCAACCACAATCCTCTCACTGTTTAAGCTACCTAGCGATAAGGTTTTTCGTTATGAGAGAGAAGGAAACTCGATACAACTACATCTGCAAGGTGAAGGTGCCTAAAGAGACCAAAATCAATTTATACGTTTCTTGAAGGGAAAATCCGAGTTCACCCCTGCCCAATTATTGGTCGCAGAAAATGATGGATTTCTCACATAACCTAGCAATAACAAtagtaaaaatatctaattCACTTTTGTGTTGATGTAAACACCTTCTAACTtaggaaagaacataacaaagATAGCTCACCCAAACTGGCAATGGCATATGCAAAGACAGGAAGTTATGACATGTTTAAACTAGCTGTGTTCCATAAAGTAAGATCTATTATTAGATAGGTTATTATCAGAAAACTCAATTTTGAACTCTAGGCCTTTATCTCTTTTGCAAGTACCAAAGATAAAATCTCAATACAGTTGATTGTTTCTTGTCAAACACTGTAACATTAGGATTCATGGGCTACTCctaattcatatattttttttttttgacattctCCTATTTCATATTAGGTTCCACATTTACAAGTCACAAAGCACCAATAATTGCCCAAGTAAGATTTCCAACCAAATCTATAACTCATATTAGGCTTTCCAATTCTATAGCCAATATTAGAGATGGGTGAGACCAGGTCAAACAAAAAAATGATACTTCcataatttctagcaatgactAATACTTCTGTTAGAATATCACTATCCATAAACAAACGTAATTGCAGAAGTTGTTTCACTCAATTAAACTAATTTAGCTTAAACATATAGAATGATAAATTGATACACAATAATCTAGTGACACGATAGTAGCAGTCCACACTATTCCATGGTCAAAATTTGTTCACACTAATCATTCAACAAATGCAGGAACAAATATCAAACTCAGAATGAGCTTCATTTAGCTTGATGAAACAATTATTCAAAATGAACTTGTACATTGCTAATTCCCCTATGAAAGACTGAAGGTACTGTATCTCAAAATAATGATTGGATCTTCCATACAATGATCAATGATTAAGATTACAGATCAGGAACTTAACAAATTAGTACATACAATACAATTGCTGTTAACAGATGCAGTGCTTTTGATATCAgttgatatttataaaaaatcaaactttTCCACAAATGGAAGAAATGCTTTGAAGATTTGTTACCTCATACGAATTTCTCAATCTTCAGAAAATTGAAAGCGAAGATACCTTCAAGGATACCCAAAAGAGCCCCTGCAAATACATCAACAACGAAATGCCGTCCGAGCAAGACCCTAGACGCAGAAGTGGCCGCTGCCCAGACCCAAACAAACGCAATGAGCAAATTTACGACCTTGCCCTCGGCGGTGAGAGCATCGACGAAGACGGAGGCGGAGAGGTGAACAAGGGATGCAACAAAGAAAACCCTAGAAGAATGGCCGCTGGGAAAAGAGAAGTGATCGACCGAAATAGCGACGTTCATGGTGGGGTTGTAGTGAGGGCGGGAGCGGCGGACGATGACCTTGATGAGGCCGACGAGGGCGAGGTCAAGGACGAGGCCGAGGAGGAAGGGGATGAGAAATGGTCGGAGCTGGCGAGCCGGGAGGAGGGAAAGGGAGATAGGGAAGAAGAGTCGAAAATCGGCTGAGAGCTCGAGGAGGAGGAGGATGAAATGAGGAAGGAATGGGCGGCAGAGAGTGTGG is part of the Cannabis sativa cultivar Pink pepper isolate KNU-18-1 chromosome 5, ASM2916894v1, whole genome shotgun sequence genome and encodes:
- the LOC115715593 gene encoding probable lipid phosphate phosphatase beta; protein product: MDSSSSSSAAESSTTAGATTSPLLLGALISIDSKVSFHLHTLCRPFLPHFILLLLELSADFRLFFPISLSLLPARQLRPFLIPFLLGLVLDLALVGLIKVIVRRSRPHYNPTMNVAISVDHFSFPSGHSSRVFFVASLVHLSASVFVDALTAEGKVVNLLIAFVWVWAAATSASRVLLGRHFVVDVFAGALLGILEGIFAFNFLKIEKFV